The Fimbriimonadaceae bacterium nucleotide sequence ATATAGCTCGACTGGTCGGTGACGTTGGCCTGGACCAGACGGTCGTAGACGAAGGAGTAGAGCGCGGCGAGGTTTTGGGCGATTTCGCCCCCCTTCTCCAAGTCGAGGGTACCGGTCAGTTCGGCGACAATCTTTTGCGCGCGTTGAAGGTTTTCGTTCTGTTTGTAGAGGTCACCGGTCTCCATGGCGTGCTTGCCGGCCTCCATGAAGCGGAGGGCGCCGTCA carries:
- the fliS gene encoding flagellar export chaperone FliS, with the protein product MTYGKSIDQYRKAAVTSASPLQLVVMLYDGALRFMEAGKHAMETGDLYKQNENLQRAQKIVAELTGTLDLEKGGEIAQNLAALYSFVYDRLVQANVTDQSSYIDQAIKVMSDLREGWSRLTAQDKAPQLLTVGEGQSAA